Proteins from a single region of Streptomyces sp. TN58:
- a CDS encoding immunity 49 family protein, translating into MDRDKSVGVGGESVEELLRGVHARLLPVGMVTAEVAAGMRYARVVADELVYAYAFDGPTSVRSLTDADVERVGIEELGQAARANLMRVPVRYEEIALEGRATLHSVYGDSHFVASKALYLGELARKVTGESLPHAGALVVVPTRHLLAFHPIADGSVVQALNDLATYGLGAYEDGPGSLSPRVYWWHRGGLTSLTVVDEETRTLSLRPPQELVALMKGLVRLDRAGRIRVGRAAPGPAELTRATVESVARLAQDPSGLGDAFASALALAHVRCTADPVASEIDTWDAWETAVRLGTALFTGSGPEQWCLGEGNTLRLPATPAAPPADARAWLDAVYLALVCRAHDRVARLCEVPLEVLRQDDTVDVHVLHWIEALRTYLSGGPTDAVVEKLLAAMQTSLPEALTHAPDEFVNGVDFQPVALFHRLFTREHETFAEVLPEAIAEHGGYWRESGAPRARVALGVLAMACLAHDQGFPIDPEGLAYLPRHLVDGKRVEDIS; encoded by the coding sequence ATGGATCGAGACAAGTCAGTCGGAGTTGGCGGCGAGAGTGTTGAGGAGTTGCTGCGCGGGGTGCACGCGCGGTTGTTGCCCGTCGGGATGGTGACTGCGGAGGTCGCCGCCGGGATGCGGTACGCGCGGGTCGTGGCCGACGAGCTGGTCTACGCGTACGCCTTCGACGGGCCCACCAGCGTGCGGTCGCTCACCGACGCGGACGTGGAGCGTGTCGGGATCGAGGAGCTGGGACAGGCGGCGCGGGCCAATCTGATGCGGGTGCCCGTCCGGTACGAGGAGATCGCCCTGGAGGGGCGGGCCACGCTGCACTCCGTCTACGGCGACTCGCACTTCGTGGCCTCCAAGGCGCTGTACCTGGGGGAACTGGCGCGCAAGGTCACCGGCGAGTCGCTGCCGCACGCCGGTGCCCTCGTCGTCGTCCCGACCCGGCATCTGCTGGCCTTCCACCCGATAGCCGACGGCTCGGTGGTGCAGGCCCTCAACGACCTGGCGACCTACGGCCTCGGCGCCTACGAGGACGGGCCCGGGAGCCTGTCGCCGCGCGTGTACTGGTGGCACCGGGGCGGCCTGACCTCGCTCACCGTCGTCGACGAGGAGACGCGTACGCTGTCGCTCCGGCCGCCGCAGGAGCTGGTGGCCCTGATGAAGGGCCTGGTCCGTCTCGACCGGGCCGGCCGGATCCGCGTGGGGAGAGCCGCCCCGGGGCCGGCCGAGCTGACGCGTGCGACCGTCGAGTCCGTGGCGCGGCTCGCGCAGGACCCGTCGGGGCTCGGTGACGCCTTCGCCTCGGCACTGGCGCTGGCCCATGTCCGGTGCACCGCCGATCCCGTCGCGTCCGAGATCGACACGTGGGACGCGTGGGAAACGGCCGTACGGCTCGGTACCGCGCTGTTCACCGGCTCCGGGCCGGAGCAGTGGTGTCTGGGCGAGGGGAACACCCTGCGGCTGCCCGCCACGCCCGCGGCGCCGCCCGCGGACGCCCGCGCCTGGCTCGACGCCGTCTACCTCGCGCTCGTCTGCCGGGCGCACGACCGGGTGGCCCGGCTGTGCGAGGTGCCCTTGGAGGTGCTGCGGCAGGACGACACCGTCGACGTCCACGTCCTGCACTGGATCGAGGCCCTGCGGACCTACCTCTCCGGCGGCCCCACCGACGCGGTCGTGGAGAAGCTGCTCGCCGCCATGCAGACGTCCCTGCCCGAGGCGCTGACCCACGCGCCGGACGAGTTCGTCAACGGTGTGGACTTCCAGCCGGTGGCGCTCTTCCACCGCCTCTTCACCCGTGAGCACGAGACCTTCGCCGAGGTGCTGCCCGAGGCCATCGCCGAACACGGCGGTTACTGGCGGGAGTCCGGGGCGCCGCGCGCCCGGGTGGCGCTCGGCGTGCTCGCCATGGCCTGCCTCGCCCACGACCAGGGCTTCCCGATCGACCCGGAGGGGCTGGCGTACCTGCCCCGCCACCTCGTCGACGGCAAGCGCGTCGAGGACATCTCCTGA